Proteins from one Malania oleifera isolate guangnan ecotype guangnan chromosome 4, ASM2987363v1, whole genome shotgun sequence genomic window:
- the LOC131153169 gene encoding trihelix transcription factor GTL2, translating to MFDGVPTEPFHHFTTTASSRERPSLSLPALSFRGGTTPAFPTFDPYPIASHHHHHQQAAVLHGQQPAHSQLLHHHHPLHHHSPTQRHHGEEDSSCRLLSATTLELERDQSIDPWSDEEVLALLKIRSSMENWFPEFTWEHVSRKLAELGFKRSAEKCKEKFEEESRYFNSCTNYSKINHRFLSELEELYHGDHHQDPPHEVLAEKSQKIEKPLSTEEEEEEEEEEEEEKEEEDGDDDNMEKILEEDDFRNKTAVGGNPVQEINKEEALPKPKSKKRKRNHKFEMLKGFCEDVVRMMMAQQEEMHNKLLEDMVKRDEEKLAREEAWKKQEMERISKEIENRAHEQAIAGNRQSTIIELLKKFTPTSSQNPHLEGKTIEDLLKVPNSAVTPPQNPPLTTQPSTQTIVVNETSPTQNPCFSLETTLDPCINPRVPTSPSPAPSFENPNRIHIPNNPLPPNTISHYPTHPKPPQNPNASTKDREDHGKRWPREEVLSLINLRCSLYNSSEERESANKAPLWERVSQKMQELGYKRSAKRCKEKWENINKYFRKTKDANRKRSLDSRTCPYFHQLSSLYSQGKLGAPSDGPENLSTSSENQSSYHQGGSRTDASNNMHVAEGDEKNVAQAPAFDFEF from the exons ATGTTTGATGGAGTGCCTACAGAGCCCTTCCACCACTTCACCACCACAGCTTCATCAAGAGAGAGACCCTCTCTGTCTCTCCCAGCTCTCAGCTTCCGTGGAGGAACCACCCCCGCTTTCCCCACTTTTGATCCTTACCCCATCGCTtctcatcaccatcatcatcaacAGGCTGCAGTGCTTCATGGACAGCAGCCTGCTCACAGCCAGCTTCTTCATCACCACCACCCATTGCACCATCACTCTCCCACTCAGAGACACCATGGAGAGGAGGACAGCAGCTGCAGGTTGCTCTCTGCTACTACTTTAGAGCTCGAGAGAGATCAGTCAATTGATCCATGGTCCGACGAAGAAGTGCTAGCTCTCTTGAAGATCAGATCTAGTATGGAGAATTGGTTTCCAGAATTCACTTGGGAGCATGTCTCTAG GAAGCTTGCAGAGCTTGGGTTCAAGAGGAGTGCTGAGAAGTGCAAGGAAAAATTTGAAGAGGAAAGCAGATACTTCAACAGCTGCACTAATTACAGCAAAATCAACCACAGGTTTCTCAGTGAGCTTGAAGAACTATATCATGGTGATCATCATCAAGACCCTCCACATGAGGTTTTAGCTGAAAAGAGCCAAAAGATAGAAAAACCATTAAgcactgaagaagaagaagaagaagaagaagaagaagaagaagaaaaagaagaagaagatggtgaTGATGACAACATGGAAAAAATTTTGGAAGAAGATGATTTCAGAAATAAAACTGCAGTTGGGGGAAACCCAGTTCAGGAAATTAACAAGGAAGAGGCACTGCCAAAACCCAAAAGCAAGAAGAGAAAGAGGAACCACAAGTTTGAAATGTTGAAGGGCTTCTGTGAGGATGTTGTGAGGATGATGATGGCTCAACAAGAAGAAATGCATAACAAGCTTCTGGAAGATATGGTGAAGAGAGATGAAGAAAAGCTTGCGAGGGAAGAAGCCTGGAAGAAGCAAGAGATGGAGAGGATTAGCAAGGAGATTGAGAATAGAGCACATGAACAAGCCATTGCAGGCAACAGGCAGTCCACCATCATTGAACTATTGAAGAAATTCACACCCACTTCTTCCCAAAATCCTCACTTGGAAGGAAAAACAATTGAAGATCTTCTTAAGGTGCCAAACAGTGCCGTAACTCCCCCACAAAACCCTCCTCTCACAACTCAACCAAGCACTCAAACCATAGTAGTTAACGAAACCTCACCAACCCAAAACCCATGTTTTAGCCTTGAGACTACTCTCGACCCATGCATTAATCCAAGAGTACCCACTTCACCTTCTCCAGCCCCATCTTTCGAAAACCCTAATCGGATCCATATCCCAAACAACCCATTACCACCCAATACTATTTCACATTATCCCACACACCCAAAACCCCCGCAAAACCCTAATGCTTCCACCAAGGACAGAGAAGACCATGGCAAGAGATGGCCAAGGGAAGAAGTGCTCTCACTCATAAACCTCAGGTGCAGTCTCTACAACAGcagtgaagagagagagagtgcaaatAAGGCTCCGCTGTGGGAGAGAGTGTCACAAAAAATGCAGGAGCTCGGTTACAAGAGGAGTGCAAAGAGGTGCAAGGAGAAATGGGAGAACATAAACAAGTACTTCAGGAAAACTAAAGATGCCAACAGGAAGAGGTCTCTTGACTCTAGGACGTGTCCTTATTTTCACCAGTTAAGCAGTTTGTACAGTCAAGGGAAGCTTGGGGCGCCCTCGGATGGGCCGGAAAACCTCTCTACTTCATCGGAAAACCAGTCATCCTATCATCAAGGTGGGTCTAGGACTGATGCAAGTAATAATATGCATGTTGCAGAAGGTGACGAGAAGAATGTGGCTCAAGCACCAGCTTTTGATTTTGAATTCTAG
- the LOC131153315 gene encoding mitochondrial import inner membrane translocase subunit TIM23-1 produces the protein MAGSSSSSDEKTRLYHPYQDLQIPVKNLYNLPTSPEYLFHEEAAVQRRSWGENLQFYTGSGYLSGAIVGAVKGSVDGLKAAETGDTLKLRINRVLNTGGHTGRRFGNSLGIVGLIFAGLESGIIHMRGSDDVLNSVMAGLGTGALYRAAAGPRSAAIAGAIGGLAAGAAVASKQAIKRYVPL, from the coding sequence ATGGCAGGTTCATCAAGTTCTTCCGATGAAAAGACCCGTCTCTACCATCCCTACCAGGACCTCCAAATCCCTGTCAAAAACCTCTACAACCTTCCCACCTCCCCCGAGTACCTCTTCCACGAAGAAGCCGCCGTCCAGCGCCGTTCCTGGGGCGAAAACCTTCAGTTCTACACCGGATCCGGCTACCTCTCCGGCGCTATCGTCGGTGCCGTCAAGGGCTCAGTCGACGGCCTCAAGGCAGCGGAGACGGGCGACACCCTCAAGCTTCGGATCAACAGAGTACTGAATACGGGTGGGCATACGGGTCGCCGGTTCGGGAATTCGCTCGGGATTGTTGGGTTGATCTTTGCTGGTTTAGAGAGTGGGATCATACACATGAGGGGTTCTGATGATGTGTTGAATAGCGTCATGGCAGGGTTGGGGACCGGCGCTTTGTATCGGGCTGCGGCTGGCCCGCGGTCGGCAGCTATTGCTGGGGCAATCGGAGGGTTGGCTGCTGGAGCTGCAGTAGCCAGCAAGCAGGCGATCAAGCGATATGTGCCATTATAA